agagtgaaagagagatatatgTTCCGATCAATACAGTGGCCATTCAGTCAATCCGGCAGCCTCACACAAAGACCGGTGATCTCAATTCCAGAGCCCCCTTGTAAACAGACCTCCTCCTCTCGTTCCAGAGGTCAGTGACCATAAACAAGAAGACAAGGAGAAGAgacacggggggaggaggaggtggtggaggtggaggtggaggaggaggaggagggggagggggaggaaaagaagaaagaaaaggagaaggtggaagaggagaaggagaaggatgaagagagggaggagaaggagaaaggagtaggaggggaggagaaggagaagaaagacaaaaagtaggagaaggggaggagaaagagaaaaaaggaaaagagtgggaggggaggagaaacaggaggaggggacgcgaaggagaaggaaaaaaagaagaggagaagggggaggagaaggagaagaaagaaaaagaaagaggaggaggaggaggaggagcaagagaaggaagacgaggagtgggcgacgaagaggagaaggaagaggagcaggaggaagagaaggatgaggaagaaaaGGTGAAGGAGTAGGAAACGAAGGAGAaagctggggaggaggaggagcaggaagaaaaaGTGGagcaagaaggaggagaaaaaagaggagcagaaggagttgatgacgatgaggaggaagcaaaggcagaggaagagaatgatgaagaaaggggggggaggaagaggaggaggaagagaaggcaaaaggaggaggaggagaaggatgaagaaagggaggaagaggaggaggacaagaaaaaGGTggaagagaatgaagaggaggagggaaaggagagagagagagagagagagagagagagagagagagagagagagagagagagagagagagagagagagagagagagagagagagagagaagaaagacgatGACTTTTGGGAGACAAGCAGTCTTTCTTAccgatgtgtatttttttttctacgtGTTTTTATTTCATCCGCCATTTCTAAACAGTGTCACGATATCTTAGCCACATGGATTTCGTTTctgtttcatggaggtgtcaaaacgtacggactgatcaatatacgctacacaacatctgccttGATAAAAtataggaggggagaggggttgaagcagatgcctgacttacacaaaccaaacacactggTCATGCGTTGAGAGCCTGTCATTGCTTTGTATagctaacaaaaaaaacattcacctTTTACAAACACCATTAGGTGAAGCAGTAACGACCTCTgtcgccacaacaacaacaacaacaacagcaacaacaaaacaacaataacaaaacaaaccatcACACACTCGCCGTGAAGAAACGTTATCAGGTCAGACAGTGACGGCCGCTGTCACTCTTtcccacagcaacaacatcaatacaacaacaacagcaatacaacatcaacaacaacagcaatacaacaacatctacaacagcaatacaacaacatcaacaacatcaatacaacaacaacagcaatacaacatcatcaacaacaacatcaatacagcaaaaagcaacaacaacagcaatacaacatcatcaacaacagcaatacaacatcatcaacaacaacagcaatacaacatcatcaacaacaacatcaatacagcaaaaagcaacaacaacagcaatacaacatcatcaacaacaacagcaatacaacatcatcaacaacaacagcaatacaacaacaagcatcaacaacagcaatacatcatcaacaacaacagcaatacaacatcatcaacaacaacatcaatacagcaaaaagcaacaacaacagcaatacaacaacatcatcaacaacagcagaaatacaacatcaacaacaacaacagcaatacatcgtcaacaacagcaatacaacatcaacaacaacagcaatacaacaacatcatcaacaacaacagcaatccaagaagcaacaacaacagcgatacaacaacaagcaacaacaacagcaacacaacaacaagcaacaacaacagcaacaagcaacaaGAGCACCAAACAACAGAAGATTCAGTTGCTCAATGAGGCGtcgcagcgttcggacaaatccagataagctacaccacatctgctaagcagatgcctgaccagcagcgtaaccaaacgcgcttagtcggattttgggaaaaaaaagaaagaaaaaaagatgacatgaaataaataaacaaacaaacaaacaaataaataaaacagaaaaaagaataaaaaataaaataaaattataaaataataatgataataaataaacaaataagcaaatgaatgcaaaacacacacacacacacacatgcatatcaaatatgcaacaaacacacagtttcacagatatgaaagcacaaaccaAAGTGACTTGCACAGGCCCAAAATATACATAAACGTGCACGATCCccgacacaaacatacacacacacacacacacataccatctcccaaattaccctgcacgcaggaaaaaaaaaagaagaaaaaaaaagggtggcgctctcagtgtagcgacgagctctccctcgggagagcagcccaaatttcacacagagaaatctgttgtgacaaaaaagagaaatacgaaatacgaagcaacaacatcaacagcaccaaacagcaacaacaacagcttcaagcaacaacaacaacagcatcaaacaaaaacaacagcactaaataacaacaacagcaaaacaacaacaacaaaacaacggtaacaacaaataccacaccacacacccctccttggcgcactgaaaaaacgagagaaaaaaagaaaatgacaaaagaaaagaacccatggcaacaaagtgttgttctctggcaaaattctgaagaaacaagagaggcaaggccttcaagactcacttgtgatacactttaaaaaaaaaaatccaagctttttatgtattgagtataatttcaaaatgtaatgtttaagaggagaaagatcagtttaaagcaaattaactcccctagcattacagaataatttcccttttttactatctgcaccaaaacgtttgcaaaataaataaaacttccatgcttagcaaaagaagttcctgtttgaacaaaaaatgataataatgactgctctagctgttgggtcagaatatcagatcaacgtgccaagtttagagaatacaaaaaatataaatataacagtaaatgcagtttgcatataattaggcttcattctttatttttttttagctcatcccagaggcgcaatattgttttaaacaagatgactggaaagaactgaatttttcctatttttatgccaaatttggtgtcaactgacaaagtagttgcagagaaaatgtcaatgttaaagtttaccacggacacacagacagacaaccgaacaccgggttaaaacatagactcactttgtttacacaagtgagtcaaaaatccactctgagaggtacaataaaaaaaaaacacatgcatctactcaaggcctgactaagtgctctGGGTTAAACCGCTGGTCAGGCAGACGTGGTggtcttgcagatgtggtgcaccatatttgtatttgtatttctttttatcacaacagatttctctgtgtgaaattcaggctgctctccccagggagagcgcgtcgctacactacagcaccacccatttctttttttaatttttttcccgcgtgcagttttgtttgtttttcctatcgaagtggatttttctacataattttgccaggaacaaccctttagttgccgtgggttcttttacgtgcgctaagtgcatgctgcacacgggacctcggtttatcgtctcatccgaatgactagcgtccagaccaccacaaggtctagtggagggggagaaaatatcggattctgagccgtgattcaaaccagcgcgctcagattctctcgcttcctacaaggacgcgttacctttaggccatcactccattatggatttgtccggacggcagcgacgcctccttgagaaactgaaactgaaacaacatcagcagcagcaaaaattacaacaacaacagcaacaatagctgcaacaaaaaaacaacaacatcagcagcagcaacaacaacagcagcagcaacaacaaaacaacatcagcagcaacaacaacaacagcagcaacaactatcAAGATGCCGCACTGAGCACAAAAGaactgtcggttgtgtgtctaGAGTCTGAGAGGTACgaaaaacatatgcatgcactcaaggcctgactaagcgcgttgggtaatgctgctggtcagggttatctgtctagcagatgtggtttagcgtacatggataatggatttgtccgaacggcagtcacgcctccttgagaaactcaaactCTTCTTCTtaattcgtgagctgcaactcccacattcactcttacgtacacgagtgggattttacgtgtatgaccgtttttaccccgccatgctgggcagccatactccgttttccgggatgaaactgaaattgaaagtgAAACAGACAGCCGCCACTCACCCTTCAGGAAGGCCATGAGGTCTGGCAGTgacggcctctctctctcctccgccgcCTGCTGGTCCAGCACCTTGTCCCGGAACCGGAAGTGGCAGCCGCCATGACACACGGCCGACACCAAGGTGATCAAGGTCGTGATGTCCAGGTTCACCGTCTCCCCACTccagcctccttcccctgcccttcctcccccgccacccacccccttcttctctttaatctcttcctcctcctccttctccacctccttccccaaaCGGCTCAGGTCGGGGCAGAAGGTCAGGAGCCGAGCCACCCCTTGCAGACTCCTGGGGCTCAGCTCCCAggctggggaggaggaagaggaggaggaggaggaggacacatcaggctctcccctttccccccatcccaTCTCAACCGTCTCGGCTTTTCTGCTCTGCGGTTGCACGCCACTAATGCCGCTGCCAACGTCGGGTTGTTCCTGGGCCGCGCTGTCCGTTTCCAGGTCCCGAGACTGCAGCGCTGCTGCGCATTCCCTGCACGCGTACTCCGTCTTGACGGAAGACGGGACGGGGCACGGTTTAAAGACATCATAATCTCGTTCTAGTGGTGTGTTGGCAGTTTCGCCGACTGAAACGCCCGCAGCCACGTTTGAATCGGCGCTTTTTGGGTGACGCTGGTGAAAGTCTAAGTTACCGCCCTTGCTGTGGAATTTAAGAGAAATCGCACTTGCTTGAATCTCTCTATCGCAAACAAGATCACCATCGTCTCCCCCATCGCAAAcaagatcatcattatcatcatcaccccttCGCCTTCCCGAATCATCATTATCAGAATGTGTGTGATTTCCATGATGAAAGTCCAAACTGATATCGTCTCTGTTGGTGAACTGAGGAAGGTTATCACCGACCTCACTCTCTCCGTCGCAAACGAGATCGCCCCCGTCACAAACAAGATCACAACTATCACTACcacagccaacaccaccaccactaccattcccaccaccaccaccaccaccccccacgtaACTCTCATTACCCACGACGCAGTCCTcgctccacccctcctccccctcctcctcgctttcctcctcctcctccactaccacgtcatcatcatcatcttcatcctcgtCGCTACTATACAAGAGCTGGGCGGAACCGGAAGCGTCGACGCCGCGGAGCATGCGCAGCACGTCCGGGTGGACGGGCAGGACGCGGCCCCACACCCGCACGCCCAGCTGTGTGAGGGCGGAGGCCATGGGCCCCGTGACGCCGTTGTAGAAGGCGAcgtgcagggtgggggtggtgaagaggACGGGGTGGTGGGCCGCCACCTCCTGGTACACCCTCAGCTGCTGCACCATGTCCCGCTCCCCGAACTGACCTTGACCTGCAAATCACCGAGGAATATGATGATTATCGTGACCTTGACCAACAACGGCCTAGGAATATACTATCACATATTTCGCCATGTCACGCTCCCCAATACGCAATCACCAAGGAATTTTGATTATCAAGATCTGGCAACGACCCAGGATATATCTTATATATTTTACGCTCCCGCTCCCCGAACTGACCTTGACCTGCAATCACCAAGGAATACAATTATATGACCTTGACCTGCATGGACGAAGGAATACACTACACAGTTTACCATGTCCCGCTCCCCGAACTGACCTTGACCTGCAAATCACCGAGGAATATGATTATCGTGACCTTGACCTGCAACGACCCAGGAATGCATTATATAGTTTACCATGTCCTGCTCTCCGTAACTGACCTTGACCTGTGATCACCGAAGAATATGATTATCGTGACTTTTACATATACGCGTATGATGACCCTGGAATATGTTATTTACTTTATCATCTCCCGCTCCTGCTCCCCGAAATGACCTTGACCTGCAACTACCAAGGAATACGATTATCGTAAACTTGACCTCAACGACCCAGGAATACATGatatagtttacacacacacaccacacacacacaatgtatctatctatctatctatatatttgtagTAATATCATTTCtatattttattcttttattttctttcatacgTACCTGGGTTAATGTCAGATTATCTACCTATCTTTTAGAAATATATTATTTAAGTTATTCTCCCTTTATACTTCTGACTATATGTACGTACATGTTGAAAAACAAACGACATACTGAAACAGCAAAAAATGGAAACCTTGAGGTAGTTCTCAGTAACACTGTGACATTTCTGTGACACTTATGCAAGGAACGTTCAAGCGAGGGAGACACTGTGGTTTGGTATGTTTGCTCTTTGAGTCTGTTCGTCTTTTCTACCTTCGTCATCCGTCGTTAAGTTGTTTCACTTCCGTGATTACTGGGAACTCGatgaacaaaaagagagagaattaaaaaaaagaaaaaaaagaaacaaaaagagagagaaaaaaaagaaaaaaaagaaagacccccccataaaaacaacaacaacaacaaaaaacaaaaacaaacaacaacaacaaaaaaacaacaaaaaacacaaacaacaacaacaaacaaacaaaagaaaaccaacgaAAGCACCTTAACATACAACCACCAAGGCATACACTATGTATTTTGATCAACACAATAACAGTTAAGAGCAGAAAGCTGTTGATACAACCCATCCGTCTACCTGCCTCTATCTGTCATGGAAGGTGTTGTGTCTACATCAGGAGGAAGACTTAATTCATAACCCGACTGTTGGTCTGGTCTGCTaatcactctatctgtctgtctgtctgattttctatctgcctgcctgtctgcctgccagtctgcctgtctgtctgcctatatctacgtgtctgtctgtctgtctgtctgtctctttacacacacacacacatatatatatatatatatatatatatatatatatatctacgtatctgtcgtctgtctgtctgtctgtctctctctttatatatatatatatatatatatatatatatatatatatatatatatatatatatatgtatgtatatttgtccacgtttcttttattttcaattttttatTATCATACTTTTAACCATAAAaatgcagagagggggagagagagacagggaaagaaagacagacagaaagcgacagagagacagattccgTTTCAGTATTCAGTTTCAAtgcaggtgtcaaagcgtgcggactggtcAATATTCGCCACACTACACCTGCTGGGAAAGATGAGagatgagagatacagagaacgagcgagagagagagagaggggtggatggggaggtgacacagagacagacagagagagagaaaaagagggagtgagatagaaacaaagacagagacagacacagagagagaaagagagggagagagacagagacaaagacagagacagagagagagaaagagaggaagagagacagagaccaagacagagacagacagacagagagaggaacactcTATAAAGCGACTGAAGCTGGATGTCACAGTGTCAGCCCAAAAGACCAAAGGGTGAAACCTAACGTCAAACGGACAGAAATATCGGACCGGGGGGAACGTTTACAACAACCCAATTAACAGTCCGGGTACCAGCACAGCACTGTCACATCGTTTCATTAGTCGCGTGCTCCAAAACTGGAAAAAATGACTGAACATGATTGTAGCTGTCACCTTTATTATGGGAATGGAGTAACGAAGTTCACTTCTCTCGGCCAATTAATTAACAATCACACAATAAtccatttatatatttaaaaaaaaaaatcaaaacatcaaAAATCTGAAGGAAAAATCTTTCTGCAGTGCTTCCATCCCGTTTTTCTCTGcgctcttccacacacacacacacacacgcacacgcacgcatgaacacactcacaaagaacctctctctctctcactctctatctctctcgctcacaaacatacatacagacagacagaccagacacacacacacacacacacacatacacatgcacgcacgcacgcaaacacacacacacacacacacacactctctctctcgctctctctctctctgacccatcGCATTCTAATTGTAAGACGCAATTCGCAGCTGACTCTTTCAAGATGAAGAGGTCCTGGATCTTGAAATGTCCAAGGCAGAGACCTTTAACACTTGGCTTCTCTTTCGCGTGCCCTCCCCTTGTTGCAGTTTTATGGCCCTGGTACCTTTCGCTTTTAAGCGAGACATTTCCACGGCACTTTTCTGGCGTCATAGTTTGAATCCAACGCTGGTGCAGCAATGCTGAATTTCGCTCTACTACATTACTATCTATTCCCTGTATATCACGCTCATTTGCCTTCGATTACCGACTTCATTATCtatctaatctgtctgtctgtctgtctctctctatatatatattaaactatGAGAAATCATAtatgcccaacacacacacacacacacacacacacacacatccaaacactgTTCACCCTTTTCCCTATGCCCCAATGCCCTTCCCGCAAACACGTAAAACCCGATCAGATATTCAGTATCTCgcgactcactcacacacaaacacacacacacacacaaaagcacacgccaacgcgcgcgcgcgcacacacacacacacacacaaacgcacacagacatggTATCAGATTGTTTTTGGCggcagaaaagagaggaaaaaaactcTGGAGTACACAGGgatgcgtgtgagcgcgcgcgtgcgcagctGAAAAATTCAACAGGGGCAGTGCATTTGTACCCTTAACCTATTAAAGACAAATTCTAAAAAGTTCCGAACCGCAAAAAATGAAAGCAGGCAAAGGCTCAAAAAGAGATAAGTTTGTTTTCTCCAGTTgtttaaaaatagaaataaaataaaatatcaatTTGATCTGAACTTATCTTTAATAATACCTTTTCAACGTGATTTCCCTGCGTTCCTTTCAGAGGACTCAGATTAAAACTCGGGGTTTGTAGCCAAGATACACGCCCTGTAGCTCgcgtttattcacacacacatgcatacacacacacgcacacacacacacacaagacacttaCAGAAAATAAAGGGTAAaattatgagagacagagagacagacagacagagagagatattataAACAAGTCTGCTAAACTGACGCGATCCAATTTACACCCAACACGAACTGCGCTGATCTAATTCGACCTTGAGAAATCCATTGTGattttcaacaaacaaacaaacattcaaaatttcgaaacaaaaaaacaaaaacaaaaaataaaataaaataaaaacagaggcAACGCGCtcattatccctctctctccagcacacacacacgcacacacacacacacacacacacacacacacacacacacacacagatacatctaAAAGACCAGAAACAGAATCACGACcagatagataacacacacacacacacacagagccaggcgCACCGGCAATAAACATACAACAAAAGACCAGAGATGGTCAGAATCTTGACCAAGATAGATACTccacatcaccacccccctcacccccctccacccactcttaAATACCCACTGCCCTATCGGAAAAACATAAAAAgatagaataaaaaaagaaaaaaaaaacacacacaaaaaaaacaccacatactATGCCAAACACACAGTGAGCGGAAGCGAGGATCGCCCAGGTCCCCACAGGATACAGGGCagaccattccccccccccaccaacccctaacccactccccttcccccctccctgtctgcaCCATCCCCCCGGACAGACCGCTGACAGCTACTCTGTGCCCCCcctagtgagagagacaggaagagagagagagagggggggtagagggagagagagaagggggtagaggggggaaagagggggtggggtgagagaaagagagggaggaagagactgagagatggagagagggagatatccagagagggaggaaggagtggggggaggggagagtgacagagagagagagagagagagagagagagagagaggggaagagagaaagagtgacagagagggggagcggggagaacgaaacgaaacgaattattATTTCGAGGGTAGTGGAAGAAGCATAGCTGCTTTTATTTTACAtacagccctcaagggcaaaaaaaaaaaagaagaaaaaaagcaatggcaacacacacacacacacaattacacataaaAATAAAGCGTATAAATAGACagatgggaagaaagagtgatagaaaggggggagtggggagagagacggcgggggggtgggggggtagagaaagagacagagggagaaggggagggggagagaaaaagacggacagataaatatagaggggaagagagagagagcgagcgaaaaaCCGAGACAGGcaaaagacatacagagaaacagagaaggtgtggggagaaagggggcggggtgtagGGGAGGAGCATCACCAGGCTGTGAAAAAAGGTAACATCGACCCTCCCCcaaattttctctcttttttttcttcttttttatttttttttaattattattattatttcttcttctttcttttttttattttattttatttttttaaagcagacaTGGGTGTAGCTGAAtaattatggatcagtccgcaacgctttgacatcttgaaactgaaactcagaaaaCTTCccgagtcttattttacaaccaacagCTTTTAGCcattcagacccccccccccccccgcacccccccacccaaaaaacacacGCTTCCTGGCAAACCCAGGAAATAAATATCCCCGGTGCTGTCGAGGTCATCACCCACAGTAGACAGGATCCAAACCTCGTCCCCTTACAGACCCCGGCCACCGGACACATCGCTGACAGCCTGtctgcccctctccacccctcccccgcccccacgcacACCCAAcgccccctccctacctcccatcCACTCTGCACCCCCATTCTTCCATCAGCCAATGCTCTTCAATAATTACTTCTTTCCCAAGAATCACAGAACCACACGACTACGCACGCAcggcacagcacaaacacacacgcacgaacgccacccccaccccactcccctccccccgccacgtaagtgcatgtttatatttgtatttgtatttctctttttatcacaacagatttctctgtgtgaaattcgggctgctctccccagggagagcgcgtcgctatactacagcgccacccatttttttgtatt
The sequence above is a segment of the Babylonia areolata isolate BAREFJ2019XMU chromosome 19, ASM4173473v1, whole genome shotgun sequence genome. Coding sequences within it:
- the LOC143293511 gene encoding uncharacterized protein LOC143293511, with product MPRRYPCTTCGTHCGVNNSSVECSTCQGWVHRACAFSDDGTYDSIKALQRLQDAQSETIEKEKQGRSEKLLLETYEVKLPTLSGAADSNVLQVDKVSQDILGRFHPIMLETHVPVSVMGDGCVALQTLTISNMEVPVAATLVDYMTLASELQACCRRMTKVKGAQKLERRIRTEMKFFQTLSSKDEATQSAQLQSSNLSHFAALVHAATHLPGVTRLMRPFPAPDGRRGHGHNSLEVDVVALHGRAWVKVVARKGQALHLVWAGQGQFGERDMVQQLRVYQEVAAHHPVLFTTPTLHVAFYNGVTGPMASALTQLGVRVWGRVLPVHPDVLRMLRGVDASGSAQLLYSSDEDEDDDDDVVVEEEEESEEEGEEGWSEDCVVGNESYVGGGGGGGGNGSGGGVGCGSDSCDLVCDGGDLVCDGESEVGDNLPQFTNRDDISLDFHHGNHTHSDNDDSGRRRGDDDNDDLVCDGGDDGDLVCDREIQASAISLKFHSKGGNLDFHQRHPKSADSNVAAGVSVGETANTPLERDYDVFKPCPVPSSVKTEYACRECAAALQSRDLETDSAAQEQPDVGSGISGVQPQSRKAETVEMGWGERGEPDVSSSSSSSSSSPAWELSPRSLQGVARLLTFCPDLSRLGKEVEKEEEEEIKEKKGVGGGGGRAGEGGWSGETVNLDITTLITLVSAVCHGGCHFRFRDKVLDQQAAEERERPSLPDLMAFLKDKEWIVCRTAREDFNSIVQLLGGPCERRRAEQLLNRVRLVDDKPSERASNLRLRGKVKERSKMVFGTGDEMQAVTVTANSGFIRAAESQNVCFAVHLHPARALTELKEATATPL